A part of Bacteroidia bacterium genomic DNA contains:
- a CDS encoding AAA-like domain-containing protein, whose product MKKEFNITGNCYPDQHYMMDNRAKLAGVIELIERGKYFIINRPRQYGKTTTLFALHRILTQQEGYLPIRLDFQGVDEKWHVSDEAFARMFVRLTKDFLEFSSPDLYLFLESQQNEVTDMGELSRLLTRLAHKAVQKLVLLIDEVDASSNYEPFLRFLGMLRNKYLDRYSPQNYTFHSVVLAGVHDIKSLKRKVREDDHAQYNSPWNIATDFKVDMSFHPHEIAPMLVDYSAAEGVAIDIPAFADKLYYYTAGYPFLVSKLCKTVAEDILPQKAERIWTLDDLETAVQLLLRENNTLFDSLIKNLENHPNLYDLTYSIIVNGVRVPFDPHEPTISLGRLYGVFKENGTVKIHNRIYEQILYNYMVAKTFQAQLERKHPYLPVSYAQADGTLNLKGVLQRFQQFLREQYSEKDQDFLEREWRLVFLAFFKPILNGQGHDFKEVEISEEKRLDVVVTYHRNKYVIELKRWYGEAVHQRGLDQLADYLDRQELESGFLVIFEGQKEKSGRQEEILHRGKAIFAVWV is encoded by the coding sequence ATGAAAAAGGAATTTAACATCACTGGCAACTGCTACCCCGACCAGCATTATATGATGGATAACCGAGCTAAACTGGCTGGGGTTATTGAGCTGATCGAACGCGGAAAATATTTCATCATCAACCGCCCGCGTCAGTATGGGAAAACGACGACGCTGTTTGCCTTACACCGGATTCTGACGCAACAGGAGGGTTATCTACCTATTCGCCTGGATTTTCAGGGTGTGGACGAAAAATGGCACGTTTCGGACGAAGCCTTTGCCCGAATGTTTGTTCGCCTGACAAAAGATTTCCTCGAATTTAGTTCTCCCGATTTATATCTGTTTTTGGAAAGCCAGCAAAATGAGGTTACGGACATGGGCGAATTATCCAGGCTCCTCACACGCCTCGCGCACAAAGCCGTGCAAAAGCTGGTGCTATTGATCGACGAAGTGGATGCGAGTAGCAATTACGAGCCATTTTTGCGGTTTCTGGGAATGCTTCGCAATAAGTACCTCGACCGCTATTCGCCCCAAAACTACACCTTTCACAGCGTGGTGCTGGCGGGGGTTCACGATATTAAAAGTCTCAAACGCAAAGTGCGTGAAGATGACCACGCGCAGTACAACAGTCCGTGGAATATAGCCACGGATTTTAAGGTGGATATGAGCTTCCATCCGCACGAAATTGCGCCGATGCTCGTGGACTATTCCGCCGCCGAAGGAGTAGCGATCGATATCCCCGCATTTGCTGACAAACTGTACTACTACACCGCGGGTTATCCCTTCCTGGTCTCGAAACTGTGCAAAACAGTAGCTGAGGATATATTGCCCCAAAAGGCGGAGCGAATCTGGACCCTTGATGACCTCGAAACAGCAGTACAGCTTCTGCTTCGGGAAAACAATACCCTCTTCGACAGCCTGATCAAAAACCTCGAAAATCATCCAAATCTCTACGATCTCACCTATTCGATTATCGTCAACGGAGTGCGGGTTCCTTTCGACCCGCATGAACCGACAATCAGCCTGGGAAGGCTCTATGGGGTGTTTAAGGAAAATGGAACCGTCAAAATCCACAACCGGATCTATGAGCAGATTCTGTACAACTACATGGTGGCCAAGACCTTCCAGGCACAGTTGGAACGTAAACACCCCTATCTGCCGGTCTCATATGCGCAGGCAGACGGGACGCTGAACCTCAAAGGCGTGTTGCAGCGATTCCAGCAGTTTTTGCGGGAGCAATACAGCGAAAAAGATCAGGACTTCCTCGAACGCGAGTGGAGACTGGTGTTTCTGGCCTTTTTTAAACCGATCCTCAACGGCCAGGGACACGACTTTAAGGAAGTCGAAATTTCGGAAGAAAAACGGCTGGACGTAGTGGTTACTTACCACCGCAACAAATACGTAATAGAACTCAAACGCTGGTACGGAGAGGCGGTTCACCAGCGCGGACTCGATCAACTGGCAGACTATCTCGACCGGCAGGAACTGGAGAGCGGTTTTCTGGTGATTTTTGAAGGGCAGAAAGAAAAAAGCGGGCGGCAGGAGGAGATTTTACACCGGGGGAAAGCGATTTTTGCCGTGTGGGTGTGA